One bacterium DNA window includes the following coding sequences:
- a CDS encoding ABC transporter substrate-binding protein codes for MRRREVLTAVGGAAAVLITRSWKASAQAQAVKLGALFDITGATGDIGAHYADGFRDYIRWTNEHGGIRNGMKVDLLFTDYQYKPDQAIAFVKKLAEQDQVPAISGWGTGDSILMKPQIESAGVPYIPASFHAGLLDPPNEWIWLIGPSYTDHMKALLDYIKRTHKGIGKARVALCVNNSDFGRSPVGPAKEYGPKIGIDIVGVEEVAAGTIDATSQLLNLKRFAPTHIINQNVARPSAIVIRDSRKLGINAQVLGIHYTGDELLFELAGDAVDGVIASSFVSNWFEKVPGMTQVQQINAAYHPDAKVRPLHYTQGIVHAMVWVEIFKRAQTVDRAGIAKVLNGGFSMTTGGLTAPITYGKDDRKGADGIKLFRADIKTKQFKPITDWYEAPA; via the coding sequence ATGAGACGACGCGAGGTGCTCACCGCAGTGGGGGGAGCGGCGGCCGTCCTGATCACCCGATCGTGGAAGGCGTCGGCGCAGGCGCAGGCGGTGAAGTTGGGCGCGCTGTTCGACATTACCGGAGCCACGGGTGACATCGGCGCCCACTACGCCGACGGCTTTCGCGACTACATTCGTTGGACCAACGAGCACGGCGGCATTCGGAACGGGATGAAAGTGGACCTGCTCTTTACCGACTATCAGTACAAGCCGGATCAGGCCATCGCCTTCGTCAAGAAGCTGGCGGAGCAGGACCAGGTGCCGGCGATCAGCGGCTGGGGAACGGGGGACTCGATCCTCATGAAACCCCAAATCGAGAGCGCCGGTGTCCCGTACATCCCGGCGAGTTTTCACGCCGGCCTGCTTGACCCGCCGAACGAGTGGATCTGGCTGATCGGGCCGTCCTACACCGACCACATGAAGGCATTGCTCGATTACATCAAGCGGACGCACAAGGGCATCGGGAAGGCGAGGGTGGCGCTCTGCGTCAACAACTCGGACTTCGGCCGGTCGCCGGTCGGGCCGGCGAAGGAGTACGGCCCGAAGATCGGCATCGACATCGTCGGCGTCGAGGAAGTGGCCGCCGGAACTATTGACGCCACGAGCCAGCTGCTGAACTTGAAGCGCTTCGCCCCGACCCACATCATCAACCAGAACGTGGCGCGTCCCTCTGCGATCGTGATCCGCGATTCGCGGAAACTGGGGATCAACGCGCAGGTCTTGGGGATCCACTACACCGGGGACGAGCTGCTGTTCGAACTGGCCGGGGATGCGGTGGACGGGGTCATCGCGAGTTCGTTCGTCAGCAACTGGTTCGAAAAGGTCCCAGGCATGACTCAGGTCCAGCAGATCAATGCAGCGTATCATCCCGACGCCAAGGTCCGACCGCTCCACTACACGCAGGGGATCGTCCACGCCATGGTGTGGGTGGAGATCTTCAAGCGCGCGCAAACGGTGGACCGGGCCGGGATCGCCAAGGTGCTGAACGGGGGGTTCAGCATGACGACCGGGGGGCTGACGGCTCCGATCACGTATGGGAAGGACGACCGGAAAGGCGCGGATGGGATCAAGCTCTTCCGGGCCGATATCAAGACGAAACAGTTCAAGCCCATTACGGATTGGTACGAGGCGCCGGCGTGA